The proteins below come from a single Macaca fascicularis isolate 582-1 chromosome 9, T2T-MFA8v1.1 genomic window:
- the ZNF503 gene encoding zinc finger protein 503, with protein sequence MSTAPSLSALRSSKHSGGGGGGGGGGGADPAWTSALSGNSSGPGPGSSPAGSTKPFVHAVPPSDPLRQANRLPIKVLKMLTARTGHILHPEYLQPLPSTPVSPIELDAKKSPLALLAQTCSQIGKPDPSPSSKLSSVASNGGSAGGAGGGAAGDKDTKSGPLKLSDIGVEDKSSFKPYSKPGSDKKEPGGGGGGGGGGGGGGGGVSAEKSGFRVPSATCQPFTPRTGSPSSSASACSPGGMLPSAGGAPEGKDDKKDTDVGGGGKGTGGASAEGGPTGLAHGRISCGGGINVDVNQHPDGGPGGKALGSDCGGSSGSSSGSGPSAPTSSSVLGSGLVAPVSPYKPGQTVFPLPPAGMTYPGSLAGAYAGYPPQFLPHGVALDPTKPGSLVGAQLAAAAAGSLGCSKPAGSSPLAGASPPSVMTASLCRDPYCLSYHCASHLAGAAAASASCAHDPAAAAAALKSGYPLVYPTHPLHGVHSSLTAAAAAGATPPSLAGHPLYPYGFMLPNDPLPHICNWVSANGPCDKRFATSEELLSHLRTHTAFPGTDKLLSGYPSSSSLASAAAAAMACHMHIPTSGAPGSPGTLALRSPHHALGLSSRYHPYSKSPLPTPGAPVPVPAATGPYYSPYALYGQRLTTASALGYQ encoded by the exons ATGAGCACAGCGCCCTCGCTTTCTGCCCTAAGAAGCAGTAAGcacagcggcggcggcggcggcggcggcggcggaggcggTGCGGACCCTGCCTGGACCAGCGCGCTCTCTGGAAATAGCTCCGGCCCCGGCCCAGGCTCGTCCCCGGCCGGCAGCACCAAGCCTTTTGTGCACGCCGTGCCTCCCTCTGACCCCCTGCGCCAGGCCAACCGCCTGCCAATCAAGGTGCTGAAGATGCTGACGGCACGAACTGGCCACATTTTGCACCCCGAGTACCTGCAGCCCCTGCCTTCCACGCCCGTCAGCCCCATCGAG CTCGATGCCAAGAAGAGCCCGCTGGCGCTGTTGGCGCAAACATGTTCGCAGATCGGGAAGCCCGACCCCTCGCCCTCCTCCAAACTCTCCTCGGTTGCCTCCAACGGGGGCAGCGCGGGCGGTGCCGGCGGCGGCGCCGCGGGCGACAAGGACACCAAATCGGGCCCCCTCAAGCTGAGCGACATCGGCGTGGAGGACAAGTCGAGTTTCAAGCCGTACTCCAAACCCGGCTCGGATAAGAAGGAGCCGGGAGGCGGCGGTGGAGGCGGTGGCGgtggcgggggcggcggcgggggTGTTTCGGCGGAGAAGTCGGGATTCCGGGTACCGAGCGCCACCTGCCAGCCATTCACGCCCAGGACAGGCAGCCCGAGCTCTAGCGCCTCGGCCTGCTCACCGGGAGGTATGCTGCCCTCGGCCGGGGGTGCCCCGGAGGGCAAGGACGACAAGAAAGACACCGACGTGGGCGGCGGCGGCAAGGGCACCGGGGGCGCCTCGGCCGAAGGGGGACCCACGGGGCTGGCACACGGCCGGATTAGCTGCGGTGGCGGGATTAATGTGGACGTGAACCAGCATCCGGATGGGGGCCCGGGGGGCAAGGCTTTGGGCTCAGACTGCGGCGGTTCATCGGGCTCCAGCTCCGGCTCCGGCCCCAGCGCGCCCACCTCCTCCTCAgtgctgggctctgggctggtgGCTCCCGTGTCACCCTACAAGCCGGGCCAGACAGTGTTCCCTCTGCCTCCCGCGGGCATGACCTACCCAGGCAGCCTGGCCGGGGCCTACGCCGGCTACCCGCCCCAGTTCTTGCCACACGGCGTGGCACTCGACCCCACCAAGCCAGGCAGCCTAGTGGGGGCGCAGCTGGCGGCGGCCGCGGCCGGGTCTCTGGGCTGCAGTAAGCCGGCCGGCTCCAGCCCCTTGGCCGGAGCGTCTCCGCCGTCCGTGATGACAGCCAGTTTGTGCCGGGACCCGTACTGCCTCAGTTACCACTGCGCTAGCCACCTGGCAGGGGCGGCGGCCGCCAGCGCTTCGTGCGCACATGATCCGGCCGCTGCGGCCGCGGCGCTGAAGTCCGGATACCCCTTGGTGTACCCCACGCACCCGCTGCACGGTGTGCACTCCTCGCTAACGGCCGCCGCGGCTGCTGGCGCCACACCGCCCTCCCTGGCCGGCCACCCCCTCTACCCCTACGGCTTTATGCTCCCTAACGACCCGCTCCCCCACATCTGCAACTGGGTGTCGGCCAACGGGCCGTGCGACAAGCGCTTCGCCACGTCAGAAGAGCTGCTGAGCCACTTGCGGACCCATACGGCATTCCCCGGGACAGACAAACTGCTGTCGGGCTACCCCAGCTCGTCGTCTCTGGCCAGCGCCGCCGCGGCCGCCATGGCTTGCCACATGCACATCCCCACCTCGGGCGCGCCAGGCAGCCCTGGGACGCTGGCGCTGCGCAGCCCCCACCACGCGCTGGGACTCAGCAGCCGCTACCACCCCTACTCCAAGAGCCCGCTTCCCACGCCCGGCGCCCCCGTGCCGGTGCCCGCCGCCACCGGACCCTACTACTCCCCCTACGCCCTCTACGGACAGAGACTGACCACCGCCTCGGCGCTGGGGTATCAGTGA